Proteins from a single region of Candidatus Rokuibacteriota bacterium:
- a CDS encoding HAD-IA family hydrolase, with the protein MTAAAPGRPRAVLFDAGNTLLRMNYPAIADHLKSRGREVSIEAIEEAELRARVRLDADLARGASTEGRTAQDYYLAYLLEGLGITDSDEIEAAAGFRRSYNAPAGLFNVADPDALAAILRVKAAGLVAGVVSNSNGWARALLAGAGLGDALDFVIDSAVVGVEKPDPKIFHLGLEQAGVAAHEAVYVGDLYSVDVLGSRAAGLGSILLDPRGFWGPRDCDTARDLLEATGLILGTIRKEQS; encoded by the coding sequence ATGACCGCTGCCGCTCCCGGCCGGCCCCGCGCCGTCCTCTTCGACGCCGGCAACACGCTCCTGCGGATGAACTACCCGGCCATCGCCGACCACTTGAAGAGCCGAGGGCGCGAGGTCTCGATCGAGGCGATCGAGGAGGCGGAGCTTCGCGCCCGGGTGCGGCTCGACGCCGACCTCGCGCGCGGCGCCTCGACCGAGGGGCGCACGGCCCAGGACTACTACCTCGCCTACCTACTGGAAGGCCTCGGCATCACCGATTCAGACGAGATCGAGGCCGCTGCGGGCTTCCGCCGGAGCTACAACGCGCCCGCCGGGCTTTTCAATGTCGCGGACCCGGACGCGCTGGCGGCGATCCTTCGGGTGAAGGCGGCCGGCCTCGTGGCGGGCGTGGTGTCGAACTCCAACGGGTGGGCGCGTGCGCTCCTCGCCGGCGCGGGGCTCGGGGACGCGCTCGATTTCGTCATCGACTCGGCCGTCGTCGGCGTCGAGAAGCCGGATCCGAAGATCTTCCACCTGGGCCTCGAGCAGGCGGGCGTCGCCGCCCACGAGGCGGTGTATGTCGGCGATCTCTACTCGGTGGACGTGCTGGGCTCCCGCGCCGCGGGTCTCGGCTCCATCCTCCTCGACCCGCGCGGCTTCTGGGGCCCGCGCGACTGCGACACGGCCCGCGACCTTCTCGAGGCGACCGGGCTCATCCTGGGAACCATCAGAAAGGAGCAGTCATGA
- a CDS encoding copper-binding protein: MRLWRVVLLLNLAVGVGVFVGWLAWGQQIPRLERRLLESRQRILLVGGEQTWIVKGVVRAVISEIQVVVLTHDEIPGFMPAGMTMGFKVQNPNVLERARVGDVVRFTLTGVPPDVQITALVKEGRS; the protein is encoded by the coding sequence ATGCGGCTCTGGCGCGTCGTCCTCCTGCTCAACCTGGCCGTGGGCGTGGGCGTGTTCGTGGGCTGGCTCGCCTGGGGGCAGCAGATCCCGCGTCTCGAGCGGCGGCTGCTGGAGAGCCGGCAGCGGATCCTGCTCGTGGGAGGCGAGCAGACGTGGATCGTCAAGGGCGTCGTGCGGGCGGTGATCTCCGAGATCCAGGTCGTCGTGCTGACCCACGACGAGATCCCGGGCTTCATGCCGGCCGGCATGACGATGGGCTTCAAGGTTCAGAACCCGAATGTCCTCGAGCGCGCCCGCGTCGGCGACGTCGTGCGCTTCACGCTCACGGGCGTCCCGCCGGACGTCCAGATCACGGCGCTCGTCAAGGAGGGGCGGTCATGA
- a CDS encoding Rieske 2Fe-2S domain-containing protein — protein sequence MTFTPKWRFDAVLAAIVAAWFFGGRALFSGPDFDVFLVQATAFLTFLFLSAAISLGPLARLWRPATRFIYNRRHLGVTTWALAVFHGTVVMHYGNSWKPANLLEVLPGQTFLRIPFTLFGVGALTNLTVMALTSWDYFLHAWTPRGWKRLHMAVYAGYALVVVHFTVRFVGQLPVKWRLLGLLWLVALVVAALHLAAAIKEARGDRPAPAGADGLILLGTFTELGEGRAVTVHVKGERIAVVRKDGALCAISNVCPHQNGPLGEGVVRDGYLECPWHGYQFDPCTGLGPPGFTDSVPRYELVTKGNQTYLRAP from the coding sequence GTGACCTTCACCCCGAAATGGCGCTTCGACGCCGTGCTGGCCGCGATCGTGGCCGCGTGGTTCTTCGGCGGCCGCGCCCTCTTCAGCGGTCCCGATTTCGACGTCTTCCTCGTCCAGGCGACCGCCTTCCTGACGTTCCTCTTCCTCTCCGCCGCGATCAGCCTGGGCCCTCTCGCCCGGCTCTGGCGCCCGGCGACCCGCTTCATCTACAACCGGCGCCACCTCGGCGTGACCACGTGGGCGCTCGCCGTGTTCCACGGGACCGTCGTCATGCACTACGGAAACAGCTGGAAGCCCGCGAACCTTCTCGAGGTGCTGCCGGGGCAGACCTTCCTCCGGATACCATTCACGCTCTTCGGCGTCGGGGCGCTCACCAACCTGACGGTGATGGCGCTGACCTCGTGGGACTACTTCCTCCACGCCTGGACGCCACGAGGCTGGAAGCGCCTGCACATGGCGGTGTACGCCGGCTACGCCCTCGTCGTCGTCCACTTCACGGTCCGCTTCGTCGGCCAACTGCCGGTGAAGTGGCGGCTCCTCGGGCTGCTGTGGCTGGTGGCGCTCGTCGTGGCGGCGCTTCACCTTGCCGCCGCGATCAAGGAGGCCCGGGGCGATCGCCCGGCGCCCGCCGGCGCCGACGGTCTCATCCTCCTCGGCACCTTCACCGAGCTCGGAGAGGGGCGCGCGGTCACCGTGCACGTCAAAGGGGAGCGGATCGCCGTCGTCCGCAAGGATGGCGCGCTCTGCGCCATCTCTAATGTCTGCCCGCACCAGAACGGCCCGCTCGGCGAAGGTGTCGTGCGTGACGGCTATCTCGAATGCCCGTGGCACGGCTACCAGTTCGACCCCTGCACGGGGCTGGGCCCGCCCGGCTTCACTGACTCCGTGCCGCGCTACGAGCTGGTGACCAAGGGCAACCAGACGTATCTGCGGGCCCCGTGA
- a CDS encoding CopD family protein: MSALGITLRALSTGAGLLIVGVLAMSLLAGPSDKPTARRWQRRLARSTRWLAALVLLSGVAALGWQVTVVTGRADGAADGGAWLRLLGATHFGTVWLLRHAILLLLAALVLLRESDESPSDWLAWRIEAGLLAAAGVGLAAWAGHAVGVDPGSVLPALVNAVHLVATGAWLGALPALALLLVAASREDGADGRPFAVLAVRRFSTWALAVMTVIVVTGVWNAWNEVGGVPGLVGTGYGRLVLLKVALLLPVLGLAGWNRGSLLPRLGGDGSTVGRPAMRSLAGFVGVEAVVGAALVVVAAVLALTPPGRHTTPDWPFSFRLAPDVTWNFPGVKTRVFIGAQILLVGVLALIAGCLIRRWRPLMLAGAAVLLVAGAQQTLPPLAVDAYPTTYRRPAVPYNAASVAHGGSLYRVHCANCHGPTGRGDGPASAGLLQRPADLTAPHTNEHTAGDIFWWLTRGLGIVMPSFGAKLSEDERWDLINFLRALSAGEAARSLTDMDEPERPRLTAPDFTFATGPAQTSLKAYRGRQPVLLVLFTLPSSRARLSELSQAYNDLRSFNAAVIAVPMDGGEKILSRIGASPRILFPVATEGAEDIVPTYALFRHTRAPEGALPNAPMPAHMEFLIDRSGYLRARWLPGGPQPGWSEIKVLLAEIQALNQETAVAAPPDEHVH; encoded by the coding sequence GTGAGCGCCCTCGGCATCACGCTCCGCGCACTCTCCACGGGCGCGGGCCTCCTCATCGTCGGCGTCCTCGCCATGAGTCTCCTCGCGGGCCCAAGCGACAAGCCGACGGCGCGCCGGTGGCAGCGACGCCTCGCGCGCTCCACGCGCTGGCTCGCGGCGCTCGTGCTGCTCTCGGGCGTGGCGGCGCTTGGATGGCAGGTCACCGTCGTGACGGGCCGGGCCGACGGCGCCGCCGACGGCGGCGCGTGGCTGCGCCTTCTTGGAGCGACCCACTTCGGCACAGTGTGGCTCCTCCGACACGCGATCCTTCTGCTGCTCGCGGCCCTCGTCCTCCTCCGTGAGAGTGACGAGTCGCCCTCCGACTGGCTCGCCTGGCGTATCGAGGCGGGACTCCTCGCCGCCGCGGGCGTGGGCCTGGCGGCATGGGCCGGTCACGCGGTGGGGGTGGACCCCGGTAGCGTGCTGCCCGCGCTCGTCAACGCCGTCCACCTGGTCGCCACCGGCGCCTGGCTCGGGGCCTTGCCGGCCCTCGCCCTGCTCCTCGTCGCGGCCTCGCGCGAGGACGGCGCCGATGGGAGGCCCTTCGCGGTTCTGGCCGTGCGCCGCTTCTCGACCTGGGCGCTCGCCGTGATGACGGTCATCGTCGTCACCGGCGTCTGGAATGCCTGGAACGAAGTCGGCGGCGTGCCCGGCCTCGTGGGCACGGGCTACGGCCGGCTGGTCCTGCTCAAGGTTGCGCTGCTCCTGCCCGTGCTGGGGCTGGCCGGCTGGAACCGCGGCAGCCTGCTGCCTCGCCTGGGAGGCGACGGCTCCACCGTGGGCCGGCCCGCCATGAGGAGCCTCGCGGGTTTCGTGGGGGTCGAGGCCGTCGTTGGAGCGGCGCTCGTGGTCGTGGCCGCGGTGCTGGCGTTGACGCCACCGGGCCGCCATACGACACCCGACTGGCCCTTCAGCTTCCGTCTGGCCCCCGACGTCACGTGGAACTTCCCCGGCGTCAAGACCCGCGTCTTCATCGGCGCCCAGATCCTCCTCGTCGGCGTGCTGGCCTTGATCGCGGGATGTCTCATCAGGCGCTGGCGCCCTCTCATGCTCGCCGGCGCGGCGGTGCTGCTCGTCGCCGGGGCGCAGCAAACCTTGCCGCCGCTTGCCGTTGACGCCTACCCGACGACCTACCGGCGCCCCGCGGTCCCCTACAACGCCGCCTCGGTCGCGCACGGCGGCTCCCTGTACCGGGTCCACTGCGCCAACTGCCATGGCCCGACGGGCCGCGGGGACGGACCCGCGTCGGCGGGATTGCTTCAGCGGCCGGCGGATCTCACAGCGCCACACACCAACGAGCACACGGCCGGCGATATCTTCTGGTGGCTCACGCGCGGCCTCGGCATCGTCATGCCGAGCTTCGGCGCCAAGCTCTCGGAGGACGAGCGCTGGGACCTGATCAATTTCCTTCGCGCGCTGTCGGCCGGCGAGGCGGCCCGCAGCCTCACCGACATGGACGAGCCCGAGCGCCCGCGCCTGACGGCCCCCGACTTCACCTTCGCGACGGGGCCTGCGCAGACGAGTCTCAAGGCCTACCGCGGGCGCCAGCCGGTCTTGCTCGTGCTGTTCACCCTGCCCTCGTCGCGTGCGCGACTCAGCGAGCTCTCCCAGGCCTATAACGATCTCCGGAGCTTCAACGCGGCCGTCATCGCCGTGCCCATGGACGGTGGAGAAAAAATCCTGTCGCGCATCGGGGCATCTCCCCGCATCCTGTTCCCCGTGGCCACCGAGGGCGCCGAAGACATCGTCCCGACCTACGCCCTGTTCCGGCACACGCGGGCTCCGGAGGGCGCCCTGCCCAACGCGCCCATGCCCGCCCACATGGAGTTCCTGATCGACCGCTCGGGCTATCTCCGCGCGCGGTGGCTCCCGGGCGGACCGCAACCGGGCTGGTCGGAGATCAAGGTGCTGCTCGCCGAGATCCAGGCGCTCAACCAGGAGACCGCGGTGGCCGCGCCTCCCGACGAGCACGTGCACTGA
- a CDS encoding copper resistance protein CopC, giving the protein MTRGRAILCAALAAAGALSASGLSRGAAPAHSLLVRSEPGRSATVTRAPERVRLWFSERIEPAYAKLSVWSEAGKQVDAGDAAVDSNDPTLLSISTPGLSPGRYTARFRVLSVDGHVVESSFAFTVKAALR; this is encoded by the coding sequence ATGACCCGGGGCCGCGCGATCCTGTGTGCCGCCCTGGCCGCGGCCGGCGCGCTCTCGGCCAGCGGGCTCTCCCGCGGGGCCGCGCCCGCGCATTCGCTGCTCGTGCGCTCCGAGCCCGGACGGAGCGCGACGGTCACCCGCGCGCCCGAGCGTGTCAGGCTCTGGTTCAGCGAGCGGATCGAGCCCGCCTACGCCAAGCTTTCGGTCTGGAGCGAGGCCGGCAAGCAGGTGGATGCGGGCGACGCCGCGGTCGATTCGAATGACCCGACCCTGCTCTCGATAAGCACTCCCGGCCTCAGCCCCGGGCGCTACACCGCACGGTTCCGCGTGCTGTCGGTTGACGGCCATGTCGTCGAGTCGAGCTTCGCCTTCACCGTCAAGGCCGCGTTGCGGTGA